A window of Sphingobacterium sp. SRCM116780 contains these coding sequences:
- a CDS encoding YchJ family protein — protein sequence MIEDPISMCPCGHLLPYSDCCQKVHLDQKQATSAEQLMRARYAAFVVGNINFLYASFHPATRRFQNKKHIEAWAKESKWMQLHILRSTVNVVEFEAHYLDSQLNLQIHHERSNFKEIQGIWYYVDGKLL from the coding sequence GTGATAGAAGATCCAATCTCCATGTGCCCATGCGGCCATTTGCTTCCGTATAGTGATTGTTGTCAAAAAGTTCATCTTGACCAAAAACAAGCAACATCAGCAGAACAATTAATGCGAGCAAGATATGCTGCTTTTGTCGTTGGAAATATTAATTTTCTATATGCTAGTTTTCATCCAGCTACCCGTAGGTTTCAAAACAAAAAACATATTGAAGCATGGGCAAAAGAATCCAAATGGATGCAATTACATATTTTAAGAAGTACCGTAAATGTAGTGGAATTTGAAGCACATTACTTAGATAGCCAGCTTAATTTACAAATCCATCATGAAAGATCGAATTTCAAAGAAATTCAAGGAATTTGGTATTATGTAGATGGAAAACTCCTATAG
- a CDS encoding fructose-6-phosphate aldolase, whose amino-acid sequence MYIIKVKGVAKIPDYVQLRDDAFTLLAYFRVDRPDKSLDKIGLGDKSEYIMQMVKELPFGKIKKLEL is encoded by the coding sequence ATGTATATAATCAAAGTAAAAGGAGTTGCTAAAATCCCAGACTATGTCCAATTAAGAGACGATGCATTCACGTTATTAGCATATTTCAGGGTTGATCGTCCTGATAAGTCTTTAGACAAAATTGGATTGGGTGACAAATCGGAATACATTATGCAAATGGTAAAGGAATTACCGTTTGGAAAAATAAAAAAATTAGAATTATAG
- a CDS encoding universal stress protein, giving the protein METNAVKITRILVAVEDEPCVLKCIAYAKEMVKKFGTSVALVTVTSPTSPASYGADPLLGQQPIIIPEVSEIEQQNAQKYLEELGQEFEGAHEVFLFNRIGSIKEEILATAVEWSADFIVMGSHGRTGFDHFISGSVSESVIRKATCPVLVVPSKCE; this is encoded by the coding sequence ATGGAAACGAATGCAGTAAAAATCACAAGAATATTAGTAGCTGTAGAAGATGAACCTTGTGTTCTTAAGTGTATTGCCTATGCAAAAGAGATGGTTAAAAAATTTGGAACTTCGGTAGCATTAGTTACCGTTACTTCCCCGACCTCTCCAGCGAGTTATGGTGCAGATCCTTTGCTCGGACAACAACCAATCATCATACCTGAGGTATCGGAGATTGAGCAACAGAATGCCCAAAAATATTTAGAAGAACTTGGACAAGAATTTGAAGGGGCCCACGAAGTTTTTCTATTCAATAGAATCGGCTCTATCAAAGAAGAAATATTAGCAACAGCAGTCGAATGGTCCGCAGATTTCATTGTAATGGGATCTCATGGAAGAACAGGATTTGACCATTTTATATCCGGGTCGGTTTCAGAATCAGTGATCAGAAAAGCAACTTGCCCAGTACTTGTTGTACCCAGCAAATGCGAATAA
- a CDS encoding outer membrane beta-barrel protein: MKKLLLTLTAVAGLTFASNAQEFGFKKTDFIIEGNLSANTSDDKGDKEKTSTFNFNPSVGYFVSDKFAVGLDFNFGNHKETDYSGSEDTYAKSNKFGVGAYGRYYFLELGSRFKTYAQLAAGYNQTTGEINNGTTTVDIPKSKGFGAGAGLGVNYFVTSNIAINFGLTDLLSYHSEKPEGGKSQNTFNANINSFNNFFDTAKFGLTFKF, from the coding sequence ATGAAAAAATTATTACTTACTTTAACTGCTGTAGCTGGTTTAACATTTGCTTCTAACGCTCAAGAATTTGGCTTCAAAAAAACTGACTTTATCATAGAAGGCAATTTATCTGCAAACACTTCTGATGATAAAGGAGACAAAGAAAAAACAAGCACTTTCAATTTTAACCCTTCTGTAGGATATTTTGTATCAGATAAATTTGCTGTTGGATTAGATTTCAATTTTGGTAATCACAAAGAAACTGATTATTCAGGAAGCGAAGATACTTATGCAAAAAGCAACAAGTTTGGTGTAGGTGCTTATGGTCGTTATTACTTTTTAGAATTAGGTTCACGTTTCAAAACTTATGCACAATTAGCTGCAGGTTATAACCAAACAACTGGGGAAATTAATAACGGTACAACTACAGTAGATATTCCTAAAAGCAAAGGATTTGGTGCTGGTGCTGGATTAGGAGTTAATTACTTCGTAACATCTAATATTGCGATCAACTTTGGATTAACAGATTTATTATCTTACCACTCAGAAAAACCTGAAGGAGGAAAATCACAAAATACATTCAATGCTAATATCAACAGCTTCAACAACTTTTTTGATACAGCTAAATTTGGTTTGACTTTCAAATTTTAA
- a CDS encoding cell division ATP-binding protein FtsE codes for MSGNTVITLKNVDIYQQKHLVLSNVNLNINKGEFLYLIGQSGSGKSSLLKIIYGDLYIGNGEGLIAGFDLKKLHDNDVPYLRRKLGIVFQDFHLLSDRSVEKNLEFALRATGWKDKSQIEHRMLDVLEKVGLRSKLKKMPHELSGGEQQRIVIARALLNNPEIILADEPTGNLDPATSEEIVLLLRDIASSGTAILMATHDYQIIRNMPSRIIKTADGVLLDQVEI; via the coding sequence ATGTCTGGAAATACAGTAATCACATTAAAAAACGTCGATATCTACCAACAAAAGCATTTGGTTTTATCCAATGTGAATTTGAATATCAATAAAGGGGAGTTTCTTTATCTTATCGGTCAATCTGGTAGCGGAAAAAGTAGTTTGCTTAAAATTATTTATGGAGATTTATACATTGGTAACGGTGAAGGATTAATCGCTGGTTTTGACCTTAAAAAACTTCATGACAATGATGTACCTTACTTAAGACGTAAACTAGGAATTGTTTTTCAAGACTTTCACTTATTATCAGATCGTTCGGTAGAGAAAAATTTAGAATTCGCTCTTAGAGCAACAGGTTGGAAAGATAAATCTCAAATCGAGCACAGAATGCTAGACGTATTGGAAAAAGTAGGTCTTCGTTCGAAATTGAAAAAAATGCCCCACGAACTTTCTGGAGGAGAACAACAGCGTATTGTTATTGCCCGCGCATTGTTAAATAATCCCGAAATTATATTAGCCGATGAACCAACAGGAAATCTTGACCCGGCTACTTCCGAAGAAATCGTCTTACTTTTACGTGATATCGCTTCCTCTGGGACGGCTATTTTAATGGCAACACATGATTACCAAATCATTCGAAATATGCCTTCTCGCATTATCAAAACCGCAGATGGTGTGTTATTAGATCAAGTCGAAATATAA
- a CDS encoding 4Fe-4S dicluster domain-containing protein: MAIKITDECINCGACEPECPNNAIYDAGVSWKFSDGTSLDGIIDFGDGVTLDADDSQAAVSNEVYYIVSDKCTECVGFHDEPQCAAVCPVDCCVDDEEVRESQEELLAKKAWLHAE, from the coding sequence ATGGCGATTAAAATTACAGACGAGTGTATTAACTGTGGTGCTTGTGAACCGGAGTGCCCAAATAATGCAATATATGATGCAGGTGTGAGCTGGAAATTTTCCGATGGAACATCATTGGATGGTATTATTGACTTCGGAGATGGGGTGACATTAGATGCTGACGATTCCCAAGCTGCTGTATCTAATGAAGTGTATTATATTGTTTCTGACAAATGTACAGAGTGTGTTGGTTTTCATGATGAACCACAATGTGCAGCGGTTTGTCCAGTAGATTGTTGTGTAGATGACGAAGAAGTTCGTGAATCTCAAGAAGAATTATTAGCAAAAAAAGCTTGGTTACACGCTGAATAA
- a CDS encoding ABC transporter substrate-binding protein: MTSVLNHQQRLSGNKVVLAVALALSLASCTTQKKGVLRSPSYTKGEQGTVSTGAPSATQKAEETKKLDAAKASENLKKQKTIALLLPFQLNHISGYRPTSEDVKRSALALDFYQGFQLGIEELGAKGSKFNLQVVDSEDDNFRNASLATSSIIKNANLIVGPVYPKEIKAFAQSFKDKNILQISPLAASLASDFSIPNLVSLTPSIRTHSEVMAKYVSKQYGYGDVVLVYNIQDADSKQFLDNFTSEVLGYNKNVQIKVVTTIAELNENLVVAGTNHLVCGTTNKNQIRALLANMDVQSSESGYAFKLYGHPNWAKLSFDEYTNMDSYELTVTTSSLVDEYAEKTRRFDNNYKAKFTVSPSDFSYKGYDAAIYFGNLLSKYGSDIAQYLVKETYTGINNEFSFDYFPNWGYINRGVRFMVYHNNRFDSK, translated from the coding sequence CGTACTTCGCTCACCTTCTTATACAAAGGGTGAGCAAGGTACGGTTTCTACTGGAGCGCCTTCTGCAACTCAAAAAGCAGAAGAAACTAAAAAATTGGATGCCGCAAAAGCGAGTGAAAATCTGAAAAAGCAAAAGACAATTGCACTACTTTTACCATTTCAATTAAACCATATCTCAGGCTATAGACCAACATCTGAAGACGTGAAAAGATCGGCTCTGGCTTTGGATTTTTATCAAGGTTTTCAATTGGGGATAGAGGAACTCGGTGCAAAAGGAAGTAAATTTAATCTTCAGGTTGTCGATTCTGAAGATGATAATTTTAGAAATGCTTCTTTAGCGACCTCTTCAATTATTAAAAATGCTAATTTGATTGTTGGACCTGTTTATCCAAAGGAAATTAAAGCTTTTGCTCAGTCTTTTAAGGACAAAAATATTCTTCAAATTTCTCCTTTAGCAGCGAGTTTAGCTTCGGATTTCTCCATTCCAAATTTAGTGTCTTTAACACCCTCTATTCGTACTCATTCGGAAGTGATGGCTAAGTACGTGTCGAAACAATATGGTTACGGTGATGTTGTTTTGGTCTACAATATACAGGATGCAGATAGCAAACAGTTTTTAGATAATTTTACTTCAGAAGTATTAGGTTATAATAAAAATGTTCAGATTAAAGTAGTTACTACGATTGCAGAACTAAATGAAAATCTAGTGGTTGCAGGTACTAATCATCTTGTTTGTGGAACAACGAATAAGAACCAAATAAGAGCTTTGCTTGCAAATATGGATGTACAGAGTTCTGAATCTGGTTATGCATTTAAATTATACGGTCATCCCAATTGGGCAAAATTGTCTTTTGATGAATATACCAATATGGATAGTTATGAGTTGACTGTTACGACCTCTTCATTAGTGGACGAATATGCCGAAAAGACTAGAAGATTTGACAATAATTATAAAGCTAAATTTACGGTAAGTCCCTCTGATTTTTCTTATAAAGGATATGATGCTGCAATTTATTTTGGTAATCTCCTGTCTAAATATGGGTCAGATATTGCTCAATATTTGGTGAAGGAAACATATACAGGAATAAATAACGAATTCAGTTTTGATTATTTTCCAAACTGGGGATACATAAATAGAGGGGTTAGGTTTATGGTTTACCATAATAATCGTTTTGATAGCAAGTAA
- a CDS encoding dicarboxylate/amino acid:cation symporter, whose product MFKSKMGLITLVSITIAVLIAICYEFSWVNFSPSFLMAVRWIVATVLVVNAFVRRNLTTWILTCMILGIFVGLDFPNIAISLQPLSKGFIKLVKTIVGPILFATLVYGIAGHSDLKQVGRMAWKSMLYFFCATTCAIFIGLGAINLTKAGVGVDVAHMPHEELPVAKISNDAQILETLPQHVHPVYKLTAFFRDLFPENIVKAVYDNQVLQIVVFSVLFGIGLAMVDEKKRKPLVDFTESLSETMFKFTNLIMYFAPIGVGAAMAFTVGHLGVDILKNLFMLLATLYLALFGFLLLVLLPVALYLKIPVLKFINAIKEPVSIAFATTSSDAALPKAMSAMEKFGVPRKIVSFVIPTGYSFNLDGTSLYLSLAAIFVAQAAGIHLSFGEQLMIAFTLMITSKGVAAVPRASLIILIATADQFGLPTFVIAAILGIDELMDMARTSVNVIGNCLATVVVAKWEGEFDEEAPFREDDEKSELLS is encoded by the coding sequence ATGTTTAAATCAAAAATGGGGCTAATTACCCTTGTTTCGATCACTATTGCTGTCCTTATTGCAATCTGTTACGAATTTAGTTGGGTCAATTTTTCTCCATCATTTTTAATGGCAGTAAGATGGATTGTTGCAACAGTGTTGGTGGTGAATGCTTTTGTTAGAAGAAATCTGACGACCTGGATCTTGACCTGTATGATCTTAGGTATTTTCGTGGGTTTAGATTTTCCTAATATTGCGATATCACTTCAACCTTTGAGTAAGGGTTTCATTAAATTAGTAAAAACAATTGTAGGTCCTATTCTATTTGCGACTTTAGTTTATGGTATTGCTGGGCATTCAGATTTAAAGCAAGTGGGACGTATGGCATGGAAGTCTATGTTGTATTTCTTTTGCGCAACTACCTGTGCTATTTTCATTGGACTAGGGGCTATAAATTTAACCAAAGCAGGTGTTGGAGTAGATGTTGCACATATGCCACACGAAGAATTGCCTGTGGCTAAAATCAGCAATGATGCCCAAATTTTAGAGACTTTACCTCAACATGTTCATCCTGTCTATAAGCTCACCGCTTTTTTCAGGGATCTTTTTCCAGAAAATATTGTAAAGGCTGTTTATGATAATCAAGTCTTGCAGATTGTTGTCTTTTCAGTTTTGTTCGGTATCGGTCTTGCTATGGTGGACGAGAAAAAACGAAAACCATTGGTGGATTTTACGGAAAGCCTTTCCGAAACGATGTTTAAGTTTACGAACTTAATCATGTACTTTGCTCCGATAGGTGTAGGAGCAGCAATGGCATTTACAGTCGGACATCTTGGTGTGGACATTCTGAAGAATTTATTTATGTTATTGGCGACTTTGTATTTAGCATTATTTGGTTTCTTGCTTTTGGTTTTGTTACCCGTAGCACTTTACTTAAAAATTCCAGTATTAAAGTTTATAAATGCAATCAAAGAACCCGTATCCATCGCTTTTGCGACAACAAGTTCTGACGCTGCTTTGCCAAAAGCCATGTCTGCAATGGAAAAATTTGGAGTTCCGCGTAAGATTGTATCATTCGTTATACCAACGGGTTATAGTTTTAACCTTGATGGAACGTCTTTATATTTATCGTTGGCTGCTATTTTTGTTGCGCAAGCAGCTGGAATTCATTTATCTTTCGGTGAACAATTGATGATTGCTTTTACGTTGATGATTACTTCCAAAGGTGTGGCAGCTGTGCCACGTGCTTCATTAATTATATTAATTGCCACCGCAGATCAGTTTGGCTTACCTACTTTTGTTATTGCAGCAATTTTAGGTATTGATGAGTTGATGGATATGGCCAGAACATCAGTTAATGTAATTGGGAACTGTTTAGCAACAGTTGTTGTTGCTAAATGGGAGGGAGAATTTGATGAAGAGGCTCCTTTTAGAGAAGATGATGAAAAATCTGAATTGCTGAGCTAA
- the dnaJ gene encoding molecular chaperone DnaJ: MSKRDYYDILGVARGADEKEIKSAYRKLAVKYHPDKNPGDHEAEEKFKEAAEAYDVLSNPQKKQRYDQFGHAGNSASGGGYGGGMNMDDIFSQFGDIFGGGGHPFESFFGGGGGGSRGGRRVAKGTNLRIKVKLTLEEIAKGVEKKVKVNKQVNCHTCDGTGAKDKSSSHTCNTCGGSGSVRRVTNTILGQMQTTSTCPTCNGEGVEITAKCTTCRGEGLERGEETIAINIPAGVSEGMQLSMSGKGNAAPRGGIAGDLIILIEEIPHESLKRDGLNVIYDLYINFVDATLGTNIEVPTIDGKAKIKIDPGTQAGKILRLKGKGIPEVNSYHKGDQLVYVNIWTPKAVSSDEKEILQKLKESPNFKPQPGKAEKSFFERIKEYFE, encoded by the coding sequence ATGTCAAAAAGAGATTATTACGATATATTAGGTGTAGCTCGTGGTGCAGATGAAAAAGAAATTAAATCTGCTTATCGTAAACTAGCCGTAAAGTATCATCCGGATAAAAATCCTGGTGATCATGAAGCTGAAGAAAAATTCAAAGAGGCTGCCGAGGCATATGATGTATTAAGCAATCCTCAGAAAAAGCAACGATATGACCAATTTGGTCATGCAGGTAACTCGGCTTCCGGTGGTGGTTATGGTGGTGGTATGAATATGGATGATATATTCAGCCAATTCGGAGATATATTTGGTGGAGGTGGTCATCCTTTCGAAAGCTTCTTTGGTGGCGGAGGAGGCGGTTCAAGAGGTGGTCGTCGTGTTGCCAAAGGAACAAACCTACGCATTAAGGTAAAATTGACACTAGAGGAAATTGCTAAAGGAGTCGAGAAAAAAGTTAAAGTAAATAAGCAAGTAAACTGTCATACATGTGACGGAACTGGCGCAAAAGATAAATCTTCCTCCCATACTTGTAATACTTGTGGTGGTTCTGGATCTGTACGTCGCGTAACCAACACCATCTTAGGACAGATGCAAACAACCAGCACCTGCCCTACTTGTAATGGAGAAGGAGTCGAAATTACAGCGAAATGTACAACATGTAGAGGAGAAGGATTAGAAAGAGGAGAAGAAACGATTGCAATTAATATTCCTGCAGGTGTAAGTGAAGGCATGCAATTGTCGATGAGCGGAAAAGGAAATGCAGCTCCCCGTGGAGGTATTGCAGGTGATTTAATTATCTTAATTGAAGAGATACCACATGAATCATTAAAAAGAGATGGTCTCAATGTTATCTATGACTTGTACATTAATTTTGTTGATGCAACTTTAGGTACTAACATAGAAGTTCCAACAATCGATGGAAAAGCAAAAATTAAAATCGACCCTGGAACACAAGCTGGTAAAATATTAAGATTAAAAGGGAAAGGTATTCCAGAAGTTAATTCTTATCATAAAGGAGATCAACTGGTGTATGTTAATATTTGGACTCCTAAAGCTGTATCTTCTGATGAAAAAGAAATTTTACAGAAATTGAAAGAATCACCAAATTTCAAACCTCAACCTGGCAAAGCAGAAAAATCATTCTTTGAAAGAATTAAAGAATACTTCGAATAA
- a CDS encoding RsmB/NOP family class I SAM-dependent RNA methyltransferase, giving the protein MSDFSEKRVHQQIRNFERAIDGYEGNEPFARYLTSFFKINKQMGSKDRKWTSRLCYNYFRLGKAAKQLSQQKRLILAEYLCETESPFVSLLEPEWNLDLSLDEKFHFLKEQKILELDSIFPFKKYLSKEIDQDRFIQNQFVQPDLFIRVRKGKEQFVKAIFESEKIAYHFVTSQTVALENGTSLQRFKDLDGEIEVQDLSSQRTLDFMKAFPKESWWDACAASGGKALLFLDANPTINLMVSDVRMSILRNLDERFDRAGIRNYRKKIVDLTKDTTTILGNELFDGIILDAPCTGSGTWGRTPENISYFDIKKIAEFSSLQKEIAKNVSRHLKVGKPLVYITCSVFEKENEEVIQYIQGELGYQLEAYQVLKGYNEKADSMFVARLIKL; this is encoded by the coding sequence ATGAGTGATTTTAGCGAAAAGAGGGTTCATCAGCAAATTCGTAATTTTGAAAGAGCTATAGACGGATATGAAGGGAATGAACCTTTTGCCCGGTACCTTACCTCATTCTTTAAAATAAATAAACAAATGGGTTCTAAGGACCGAAAATGGACTTCCCGTTTGTGTTATAATTATTTTCGGTTGGGAAAAGCTGCTAAGCAATTATCGCAACAAAAAAGATTAATTCTTGCAGAATATTTGTGTGAAACAGAAAGCCCTTTTGTTTCCTTATTAGAACCAGAATGGAATTTGGATTTATCATTAGATGAGAAATTTCATTTTTTAAAAGAACAAAAGATTTTAGAACTGGACAGCATTTTCCCATTTAAAAAATATCTATCAAAGGAGATTGATCAAGATCGTTTTATTCAAAATCAATTTGTCCAGCCTGATTTATTTATTCGCGTTAGAAAAGGTAAGGAACAGTTTGTGAAAGCTATTTTTGAATCAGAAAAAATAGCTTACCATTTTGTTACATCTCAAACTGTGGCCTTGGAAAATGGTACTTCTTTACAACGATTTAAAGATTTGGATGGAGAAATCGAGGTTCAGGATTTATCTTCACAGCGTACGTTAGATTTTATGAAGGCCTTTCCAAAAGAGAGTTGGTGGGATGCTTGTGCAGCATCAGGAGGGAAGGCATTATTGTTTTTGGATGCTAACCCAACAATCAATTTGATGGTTTCAGATGTACGTATGAGTATTTTGCGTAATCTGGATGAACGATTTGATCGCGCAGGTATTAGAAATTATCGAAAAAAAATAGTTGATTTAACGAAAGACACAACTACTATTTTAGGTAATGAACTTTTTGATGGGATTATTTTAGATGCTCCGTGCACAGGTTCAGGTACTTGGGGGCGTACTCCTGAAAATATTAGTTATTTCGATATTAAGAAAATAGCGGAATTTTCTAGTTTACAAAAAGAAATTGCTAAAAATGTCTCCAGACATTTAAAAGTTGGAAAACCTTTGGTTTATATCACTTGTTCTGTTTTTGAAAAAGAAAACGAAGAGGTTATTCAATATATACAGGGGGAATTAGGCTATCAGCTAGAAGCTTATCAAGTTTTGAAAGGATATAATGAAAAGGCAGACAGCATGTTCGTTGCCCGCCTGATCAAATTATAA
- a CDS encoding nucleotide exchange factor GrpE, translating into MSEQENNNETIQDPIEDNTAENQEETIELSVEEKLSAELAEAKDKYVRLSAEFDNYRKRTSKERVELIQSAGKDVITKLLSTLDDFDRALKAMETATDVESVKTGIDIVNNKFRQTLEHQGLQEMDVLGKEFDADLQEAITAIPAPTPDLKNKIIDVIEKGYYLNDKVIRHAKVIIGQ; encoded by the coding sequence ATGAGCGAACAAGAAAATAATAACGAGACTATTCAAGATCCTATTGAGGATAATACAGCAGAAAATCAAGAAGAAACAATTGAACTTTCTGTTGAAGAAAAATTAAGTGCTGAATTGGCAGAAGCAAAGGATAAATATGTCCGTTTGTCAGCTGAATTTGATAATTATAGAAAACGTACAAGCAAAGAACGTGTTGAACTGATTCAATCTGCTGGAAAAGATGTTATCACCAAACTATTATCCACATTAGATGATTTCGATAGAGCTTTAAAAGCGATGGAAACCGCTACGGATGTAGAATCTGTAAAAACAGGTATTGATATTGTCAATAATAAATTCAGACAGACTTTGGAACACCAAGGACTACAAGAAATGGATGTATTGGGTAAAGAATTCGATGCTGACTTACAAGAAGCAATTACCGCTATCCCAGCCCCCACTCCAGATTTAAAAAATAAAATTATTGATGTTATTGAGAAAGGTTACTATTTAAATGATAAAGTAATCCGTCATGCAAAAGTAATTATAGGTCAATAA
- a CDS encoding acyl-CoA reductase, producing MTKKQRIEAFVKLADLFHKDNDELNQLIQSAQYKNAWYTSDHVEKAFATWKSNLTFDQLENWLSCYPDLQSNKTVGLVLAGNIPLVGFHDILCVLAAGFHAQIKVSSDDASLTTYIVNTLIALEPRFKEKIELVERLTNFDLVIATGSNNSSRYFEHYFGQKPHIIRKNRNSVAVITGNESPEQLEALGHDIFDYYGLGCRSVSKLFFPKNYNISHFYEGIESFEPVNKHFKYNNNYDYNKSIYLINADKHYDNGFLLLKEDKKIASPLAVVYYEEYENLNDVVQYLNAENDRLQCVTSETELKIKTPTFKFGSSQNPALNDYADGVNTLDFLFANQ from the coding sequence TTGACAAAGAAACAACGAATAGAAGCTTTTGTAAAACTCGCAGACTTATTTCATAAGGATAATGATGAGTTAAATCAATTAATACAATCTGCTCAATATAAAAACGCATGGTATACATCTGATCATGTTGAAAAAGCTTTTGCGACTTGGAAGAGCAATTTAACTTTTGATCAATTAGAAAACTGGTTATCCTGCTATCCAGATCTTCAAAGCAATAAAACAGTAGGTTTAGTATTAGCAGGTAATATTCCTTTAGTCGGGTTTCATGATATCTTATGTGTTTTAGCTGCTGGTTTCCATGCTCAGATAAAAGTTTCTTCTGATGATGCTTCTTTGACGACTTATATTGTCAATACATTAATAGCACTAGAACCACGTTTTAAAGAAAAAATAGAATTGGTGGAGCGTCTAACAAATTTTGATCTAGTTATTGCAACAGGATCGAACAATTCATCCCGTTATTTCGAACACTACTTTGGTCAGAAACCACATATCATCAGAAAAAATAGAAATAGTGTTGCTGTAATTACCGGAAATGAATCTCCAGAACAATTAGAGGCATTGGGACATGATATTTTTGACTATTATGGTTTAGGTTGTCGATCCGTATCTAAGCTATTCTTTCCAAAAAATTATAATATCAGTCATTTTTATGAAGGAATTGAATCTTTTGAACCGGTAAATAAGCATTTCAAATACAATAATAATTACGATTATAACAAATCCATTTATCTCATCAATGCAGATAAACATTATGATAATGGATTTTTACTATTAAAGGAGGATAAAAAAATCGCTTCACCTCTAGCAGTCGTTTATTATGAAGAGTATGAAAATTTAAATGATGTCGTACAATACTTAAATGCAGAAAATGATCGTTTGCAATGTGTGACTTCAGAAACAGAATTAAAAATCAAAACACCAACTTTTAAATTCGGTTCAAGTCAGAATCCCGCATTAAATGACTATGCTGATGGTGTAAATACATTAGATTTTTTATTTGCAAACCAATAA
- a CDS encoding C40 family peptidase, whose protein sequence is MEYGICNLTVVPLRADEAHRSEMVSQVIFGETFEILARSINWTKVRTTSDSYIGWIQNGQFLTVDDVGFCAYQLLNKKYIGFEGGFLSYSDHHIQLLHGTFLREGFSYCQENDSQEFTVQVLTLGQEDFVNKVSHIAKQYWGAPYLWGGRSKFGIDCSGFSQLVYQSFGYQLPRDAYQQAEIGNTVDFLTEIQVGDLAFFDNEEGKITHVGVMLDSGTIIHASSCVRIDRMDQEGIFNKELNKYTHKLRIVKRYISE, encoded by the coding sequence ATGGAATACGGAATTTGTAATTTAACGGTTGTTCCTCTTCGAGCGGATGAGGCACACCGTAGTGAAATGGTTTCGCAAGTTATTTTTGGAGAAACTTTTGAAATATTAGCCAGGTCAATAAATTGGACAAAAGTTCGAACAACATCTGATAGCTATATAGGCTGGATACAGAATGGCCAATTTTTGACGGTAGATGATGTTGGTTTTTGTGCATATCAGCTGTTAAATAAAAAGTATATTGGCTTTGAAGGTGGTTTTTTATCTTATAGTGATCATCATATTCAGCTTTTACATGGAACTTTTCTTCGAGAAGGTTTCTCGTATTGTCAGGAAAATGACTCGCAGGAGTTTACAGTTCAGGTATTAACTTTGGGGCAAGAAGATTTTGTCAATAAAGTAAGTCATATCGCTAAGCAATATTGGGGTGCTCCTTATCTATGGGGAGGTCGATCAAAGTTTGGAATTGATTGTTCTGGTTTTTCACAGCTGGTTTATCAGTCATTCGGTTACCAATTACCTAGAGATGCTTATCAACAAGCTGAAATTGGAAACACGGTTGACTTTCTAACCGAGATTCAAGTGGGGGATTTAGCTTTTTTTGATAATGAAGAAGGAAAGATAACACATGTCGGTGTGATGTTGGACTCAGGAACAATTATTCATGCTTCATCTTGTGTGCGTATAGACCGAATGGATCAGGAAGGAATATTTAATAAGGAATTAAACAAATACACACATAAGCTCCGGATAGTAAAGCGATATATCTCAGAATAA